A genomic stretch from Novosphingobium decolorationis includes:
- a CDS encoding c-type cytochrome — protein MNATLKGALLGAATLFILLIVVALIVILTGGYNVAATDRHNPIVSWALTTTMNNSVRRQAAGIEPPAEFTSAMVAAGAGEYKAMCSHCHGGIGQSRAEWAEVMLPKPPPLAEAAREWDPKDVFWLVKHGVKMSGMPAFGPTHDDKTIWNIVAFVKALPEMPAEQYAGYSSDHAEEMHDHQAHEESDTPHHH, from the coding sequence ATGAACGCGACCTTGAAAGGCGCATTATTAGGCGCGGCGACTCTGTTTATCTTGCTGATCGTCGTTGCTCTGATCGTTATCTTGACTGGTGGCTATAACGTGGCCGCAACCGATCGGCACAACCCGATCGTCAGTTGGGCGCTTACAACCACGATGAACAATTCTGTCCGGCGGCAGGCGGCTGGCATCGAACCTCCTGCCGAATTTACGTCGGCGATGGTTGCCGCCGGGGCTGGCGAGTACAAGGCGATGTGTTCGCATTGCCATGGAGGCATAGGGCAAAGTCGAGCCGAATGGGCAGAAGTCATGCTCCCTAAACCGCCGCCGCTGGCCGAAGCCGCCAGGGAATGGGATCCCAAGGACGTTTTCTGGCTGGTCAAGCACGGCGTGAAGATGAGTGGGATGCCCGCCTTTGGCCCCACGCATGATGACAAGACCATCTGGAACATCGTCGCCTTCGTGAAAGCGTTGCCCGAAATGCCGGCAGAACAATATGCTGGTTACAGCAGTGATCATGCCGAGGAGATGCACGATCACCAAGCGCACGAAGAAAGCGACACTCCCCACCACCATT
- a CDS encoding APC family permease — translation MEHDHDQNHAAGSDSDLSRNSITLTGAVAMGTGVMIGAGIFALTGQIAELAGPLFPLSFIAGALVTALAAYSYIKMSNAWPSSGGIAMILQKVYGRGTIAASASLLMALSMVINESLVARTFATYALRPFGLEGSALLLSIGAVALIVFAYLVNAAGNRSVSGLSLIMSTVKIGGIALFAIAAIWASGFSGGAFAEPVGMHGAEAFVASVAFSILAFKGFTTITNSGGEIEDPHRNVGRTIMIAIGICVATYLLVAFAVGSSLTIDEIVDARDYSLAAAAGPALGQAGFYFTVVIALAATASGVIASVFAVSRMLTMLTNMKMIPHRHFGMSGSIRSHMLLYTVVVAGALAVLFDLSRIASLGAFFYLVMDMLVHWGVFRHLRREVGAKASILLVALAADAAVLAAFTAVKLQSDPSIVLYAVAGIAVVFAAEYVFLERSKKADDTDTSP, via the coding sequence TTGGAGCACGACCACGACCAGAACCATGCCGCAGGCAGCGACAGTGATTTGAGCCGTAACTCGATAACGCTGACCGGCGCCGTTGCCATGGGCACGGGCGTGATGATCGGCGCCGGAATCTTCGCGCTCACCGGCCAGATCGCCGAACTCGCGGGGCCGCTCTTTCCGCTCTCCTTCATCGCAGGAGCGTTAGTCACGGCGCTCGCCGCTTACAGCTACATCAAGATGTCCAATGCGTGGCCTTCGTCGGGCGGAATCGCGATGATCCTGCAAAAGGTCTATGGCCGCGGCACGATCGCGGCTTCGGCCTCGCTCCTGATGGCGCTGTCGATGGTGATCAACGAAAGCCTGGTGGCCCGAACCTTCGCGACCTATGCGCTGCGGCCATTCGGCCTGGAAGGAAGCGCGCTGCTGCTTTCGATCGGCGCGGTTGCGCTGATCGTTTTCGCCTATCTCGTCAATGCGGCAGGCAACCGGTCGGTGAGCGGACTCTCGCTCATCATGTCGACCGTGAAGATTGGCGGCATCGCCCTGTTCGCCATTGCTGCGATCTGGGCGAGCGGGTTCTCCGGTGGAGCGTTCGCGGAGCCCGTGGGAATGCACGGCGCCGAAGCCTTTGTCGCTTCGGTCGCCTTTTCCATCCTGGCCTTCAAGGGGTTCACCACGATCACCAATAGCGGGGGTGAGATTGAGGATCCCCATCGCAATGTCGGCCGCACGATCATGATCGCCATCGGCATCTGTGTCGCGACCTATCTGCTGGTCGCCTTCGCAGTGGGATCGAGCCTGACGATCGATGAGATCGTGGACGCACGCGACTATTCGCTCGCTGCGGCGGCTGGTCCAGCTCTAGGTCAGGCAGGATTTTATTTCACAGTCGTGATCGCGCTCGCCGCAACGGCCTCGGGCGTGATCGCCAGCGTGTTCGCGGTTTCGCGTATGCTGACCATGCTCACGAACATGAAGATGATCCCGCACCGCCATTTCGGCATGAGCGGCAGCATTCGCAGCCATATGCTGCTTTACACGGTGGTCGTTGCCGGCGCGCTGGCCGTCTTGTTCGATCTGTCGCGCATCGCGTCGCTCGGCGCCTTCTTCTATCTGGTCATGGACATGCTCGTGCATTGGGGTGTGTTTCGACACCTCAGACGCGAAGTCGGCGCGAAGGCCTCGATCCTTCTTGTTGCGCTGGCTGCCGACGCCGCCGTGCTTGCGGCGTTCACGGCGGTGAAACTGCAAAGCGACCCCTCGATCGTTCTCTACGCGGTTGCCGGCATCGCCGTAGTCTTCGCGGCCGAGTACGTGTTTCTGGAACGCAGCAAGAAAGCCGACGATACCGATACTTCGCCATGA
- a CDS encoding methyltransferase family protein, with amino-acid sequence MNHDAPAYGLWFLVVANSAIFIFFAFSFFKPRTKRDWRSFSAFSAFLVALFAEMYGFPLTIYFLSGWLQSAYPGVDWFSHDAGHLLEMMFGWKTNPHFGPFHMLSFLLIGGGFWLISVSWHVLWKAQRAGEMAVSGPYARVRHPQYLGFILVMLGFLFQWPTLLTLAMFPILVVMYVKLARAEEAETGARFPERFASYAAQVPSFIPRWKPATLSDAGT; translated from the coding sequence ATGAACCACGACGCCCCTGCCTATGGCCTTTGGTTTCTGGTCGTCGCGAATTCCGCGATCTTCATTTTCTTCGCCTTCAGTTTCTTCAAACCCCGGACAAAGCGCGACTGGCGCAGCTTCTCGGCGTTCAGCGCCTTCCTGGTTGCACTGTTCGCGGAGATGTACGGCTTTCCGCTCACCATCTATTTCCTCTCGGGATGGCTGCAATCGGCCTATCCCGGGGTCGACTGGTTCTCCCACGATGCAGGGCATCTGCTTGAAATGATGTTCGGTTGGAAGACCAACCCGCATTTCGGCCCGTTCCACATGCTGAGCTTCCTGCTGATCGGGGGCGGTTTCTGGCTGATCTCCGTTTCATGGCATGTGCTCTGGAAGGCGCAGCGCGCTGGCGAAATGGCGGTTAGCGGTCCCTACGCTCGCGTGCGACATCCCCAGTATCTCGGCTTCATTCTCGTCATGCTGGGATTTCTGTTCCAATGGCCGACGCTGCTGACCCTGGCGATGTTCCCCATCCTCGTCGTTATGTACGTGAAACTGGCGCGAGCGGAGGAAGCGGAAACAGGCGCCCGTTTCCCTGAGCGTTTCGCAAGCTACGCCGCTCAGGTGCCTTCCTTCATTCCGAGATGGAAGCCCGCCACTCTATCGGACGCGGGGACATAG
- a CDS encoding DUF2933 domain-containing protein, producing MMVMEESHGGDHTAQERHRPSFWRSRTGTVFLAFLAIIAFLLAYEHRAHIFTGTGLLLLIVLLCPAMHLFMHHGHGGHDK from the coding sequence ATGATGGTCATGGAGGAATCGCACGGTGGCGATCACACCGCACAGGAAAGGCATCGTCCGAGTTTCTGGAGATCGCGGACGGGCACCGTGTTCCTCGCCTTCCTGGCCATCATCGCCTTCCTGCTCGCCTATGAGCATCGGGCGCATATTTTCACGGGCACAGGCCTGTTGCTCCTGATCGTCCTTCTTTGTCCGGCCATGCATCTGTTCATGCATCACGGGCATGGAGGGCACGATAAATGA